From the genome of Pseudomonas sp. AB6, one region includes:
- a CDS encoding acyltransferase gives MGRQHEQHEGFKSLGKNVKIYPSAKIIGREYISVADNVIIDDFVFIHATAPIFIGSYIHIASFTSITGGGVIVLEDFSTLSSGVRIFSGSDDFHGGGMTNSTIPDRYRSVSRTHVHVGRHVIIGTNSVILPSVKLAEGVAVGAGAVVTRSLDAWGVYVGSPAHRLKDRPSKIILDHEQALIDEGLFTPMSASVFDRFLARSGR, from the coding sequence ATGGGTCGCCAACACGAACAACATGAAGGTTTTAAATCACTGGGTAAGAACGTGAAGATCTACCCCAGTGCGAAAATAATCGGCCGCGAATACATCAGCGTCGCAGACAACGTCATTATTGATGACTTTGTGTTTATCCATGCTACCGCGCCAATATTTATCGGCAGCTACATCCACATTGCGTCGTTCACCTCAATTACCGGAGGCGGCGTCATCGTCCTGGAAGATTTTTCGACACTCTCTTCAGGCGTGCGCATCTTTAGCGGCTCCGATGATTTTCACGGCGGCGGGATGACCAACTCCACGATTCCAGACAGATACCGCAGTGTCAGCCGAACCCATGTTCACGTCGGCCGTCACGTAATTATTGGTACCAATAGCGTTATTTTACCCAGTGTGAAATTGGCCGAGGGTGTGGCCGTCGGTGCCGGGGCCGTGGTTACCCGCTCACTTGACGCGTGGGGGGTATACGTAGGTTCACCAGCCCACAGGTTAAAGGACCGACCGTCGAAAATTATTCTCGATCATGAACAGGCATTAATAGACGAAGGACTGTTTACCCCGATGAGCGCATCGGTATTTGACAGATTTCTAGCGAGATCGGGTCGCTGA
- a CDS encoding ABC transporter substrate-binding protein, with amino-acid sequence MKKLAMVGALALSMLSLPAIAENEKPLRIGIEAAYPPFSFKTPDGKLSGFDVDIGDALCEQMKVKCTWVEQEFDGLIPSLKVKKIDAIVSSMTITDERKKSVDFTNKYYHTPARFVMKQGSNIKDPLTELNGKKVGVLRASTHDRFATEVLAPAGITVVRYGSQQEANMDIVSGRLDALMADSVNLDDGFLKTDAGKGFAFVGPEFNDPKYFGGGAGIAVRKGDSALEKQFNDAIADIRANGKYKQVQDKYFKFDVYGK; translated from the coding sequence ATGAAAAAGCTAGCAATGGTCGGCGCCTTGGCGCTGTCGATGTTATCCCTGCCCGCAATAGCCGAGAACGAAAAGCCCCTACGTATTGGTATCGAAGCCGCTTACCCGCCGTTCTCGTTCAAAACCCCAGACGGTAAGTTGAGCGGTTTTGACGTCGATATTGGGGATGCGCTCTGCGAGCAGATGAAGGTGAAATGTACCTGGGTCGAGCAAGAGTTTGACGGTCTGATTCCATCGCTTAAGGTCAAGAAAATCGACGCCATTGTGTCGTCCATGACCATTACCGATGAGCGCAAAAAATCCGTCGACTTCACCAATAAGTACTACCACACGCCTGCGCGCTTCGTAATGAAGCAAGGCAGTAACATCAAAGACCCATTGACCGAACTTAACGGTAAGAAGGTCGGGGTACTGCGTGCGAGCACCCATGACCGCTTCGCCACCGAAGTGCTGGCGCCGGCCGGTATTACCGTCGTGCGTTACGGTTCTCAGCAGGAAGCGAATATGGACATAGTCTCTGGTCGACTGGACGCTTTGATGGCAGATTCGGTAAACCTGGATGACGGTTTTCTTAAAACCGACGCCGGTAAGGGCTTTGCGTTTGTCGGCCCAGAGTTCAACGATCCAAAATACTTCGGCGGCGGTGCTGGTATTGCCGTACGTAAAGGCGATAGCGCACTTGAGAAGCAGTTCAACGACGCCATCGCTGATATCCGTGCCAACGGCAAGTACAAACAGGTTCAGGATAAATATTTCAAGTTTGACGTGTACGGCAAATAA
- a CDS encoding LacI family DNA-binding transcriptional regulator, which translates to MKKIPVSISDIAKRVNMTPTTVSRALNKPDLVKPATLARILAVARELDYVPNAFARGLKSSQSLILGVITASVDNPFYSVMIKAISREAKQHGYTIMLVDTDGLDELETKAVETLLSYRVAGIILSPVSDEPEYQPDYLARLSSGETPVVLLDRVLHNTMFSQVALDNYQSGFKGARYLLEQNPNIERLLVLTGPEHSHITEQRLSGFRAGLEGHRKPVQVDVYPGDYTLEPSHHATLAYLAHSRPDAIFGFNQLITLGAMSALRDMGIAHDSVLICGIDRLPFADIFGVPIACIAHDAELAGTSAVRLLLKRMHQPHAPQEQVVIVGKLETEIQRLV; encoded by the coding sequence ATGAAAAAAATTCCAGTCAGCATCAGCGACATCGCCAAGCGGGTGAACATGACGCCGACCACGGTGTCACGGGCGTTGAACAAACCTGATCTGGTCAAGCCTGCCACCTTGGCCCGAATCCTTGCGGTGGCCCGAGAACTTGACTACGTGCCGAACGCGTTCGCTCGTGGACTCAAGAGTAGCCAAAGCCTGATCCTCGGAGTTATTACTGCGTCTGTAGATAACCCGTTTTACAGCGTGATGATCAAGGCAATTTCCCGAGAAGCGAAACAGCACGGCTACACCATCATGCTCGTGGACACCGATGGCTTGGATGAGCTGGAAACCAAAGCCGTGGAAACGCTGTTGAGCTACCGAGTGGCCGGGATCATCTTGTCTCCGGTCTCGGATGAACCAGAGTATCAACCGGACTATCTGGCGCGTTTGAGTTCAGGTGAGACACCGGTAGTGTTGCTCGACCGAGTGCTGCACAACACCATGTTCAGCCAGGTGGCCCTGGACAATTATCAAAGCGGCTTCAAGGGCGCACGCTACCTGCTTGAGCAAAACCCAAATATTGAACGCTTGCTGGTATTGACTGGCCCGGAGCACTCGCACATCACCGAACAACGTTTAAGCGGCTTTCGCGCGGGCCTTGAAGGTCACCGCAAACCAGTCCAGGTGGACGTTTACCCCGGTGATTACACTCTTGAGCCTTCCCACCACGCTACCCTCGCCTACTTGGCCCACAGCCGGCCAGATGCGATTTTTGGATTCAATCAGTTGATCACCTTGGGCGCCATGAGCGCATTGCGCGACATGGGTATCGCCCACGACAGCGTTTTGATCTGCGGCATTGACCGTCTGCCGTTCGCCGATATCTTCGGCGTACCGATTGCCTGTATTGCCCATGATGCCGAATTGGCGGGCACCAGCGCCGTGCGTCTGCTGCTCAAACGCATGCACCAGCCCCATGCACCACAGGAACAGGTAGTGATTGTGGGTAAACTTGAAACCGAGATTCAGCGGCTGGTGTAG
- a CDS encoding sugar ABC transporter ATP-binding protein, with protein MSSLLKLENICKRYPGVQALSAINLQVERGEIHALLGENGAGKSTLMKILVGVEHQDEGSILIDGLAQQFATYNDAIAAGIGIVFQEFSLIPYLDAVENIFLGHEWVNRFGLLRKHDMEMKARELFERLGVTINLHCPVKALSVAEQQFVEIAKALNLDARLLVLDEPTATLTPSEAELLFDIMRELKRQGVAVIFISHHLEEIFQVCDRISVLRDGKNVGVTEVADSDIDHLVEMMVGRRLENSFPPKSQTARGPVLLQVEDIQLTRSGPHNRFDLHQGEILGFAGLVGSGRTELALGIIGAIPIVVKRVLLRGQPVALRDPAEALALGIGLLPESRKSEGLIVDFSIRENISLNNLKKYENRGGLLDTGKETHTTQGLMSQLAIKAPSCESRVFNLSGGNQQKVVIARWINHHCDILVFDEPTRGIDVGAKAEIYALMRKLTEKGFAIIMISSELPEIIGMCDRVAVFHKGAIVSVLESSDVNPQEVMRHATGNTQREYVH; from the coding sequence ATGAGCAGTCTGCTAAAACTTGAAAATATCTGTAAGCGCTACCCCGGCGTGCAAGCGCTTAGCGCGATAAATCTGCAAGTCGAGCGTGGAGAAATCCACGCCTTGCTTGGCGAAAACGGCGCCGGTAAATCAACCCTGATGAAGATTCTGGTAGGCGTCGAGCACCAGGATGAAGGCAGCATTTTGATCGATGGTCTGGCGCAGCAGTTCGCGACCTATAACGACGCTATTGCTGCTGGTATCGGCATCGTCTTTCAAGAGTTCAGTCTGATTCCTTACCTGGATGCAGTGGAAAATATTTTCCTCGGCCACGAATGGGTCAATCGTTTCGGACTGCTGCGTAAACATGACATGGAGATGAAGGCTCGGGAGTTGTTCGAACGCCTGGGGGTTACCATCAATCTGCACTGCCCAGTGAAAGCCCTAAGCGTCGCCGAACAGCAATTTGTCGAAATCGCCAAGGCGCTGAACCTTGATGCGCGGTTATTGGTGCTCGACGAACCCACGGCCACCCTGACGCCCAGCGAAGCGGAGTTGCTGTTCGACATCATGCGTGAACTCAAGCGTCAGGGCGTGGCGGTGATATTTATCTCTCACCATCTGGAAGAGATTTTCCAAGTGTGTGACCGCATCAGTGTACTGCGTGACGGTAAGAACGTTGGCGTTACCGAAGTGGCTGATAGCGACATTGATCATTTAGTCGAAATGATGGTCGGTCGCCGTCTGGAGAACAGTTTTCCGCCGAAATCGCAAACCGCGCGGGGGCCGGTGCTGTTGCAAGTGGAGGATATTCAACTGACCCGCAGCGGTCCGCATAACCGCTTTGATTTGCACCAGGGCGAGATTTTGGGTTTCGCTGGGCTGGTGGGGTCGGGGCGTACCGAGCTGGCGTTGGGAATCATAGGCGCGATCCCGATCGTCGTTAAACGTGTGTTGCTGCGCGGCCAGCCGGTGGCATTGCGCGACCCGGCCGAAGCCTTGGCGTTGGGTATCGGGTTACTGCCAGAAAGCCGCAAGAGCGAGGGGCTGATTGTTGATTTCAGCATCCGCGAAAACATCTCCCTGAATAACCTGAAAAAGTACGAAAACCGTGGCGGCTTGCTGGACACCGGCAAAGAAACCCACACCACCCAAGGGCTGATGAGCCAGTTGGCAATCAAGGCGCCCAGCTGTGAAAGCCGGGTGTTCAACCTCAGCGGCGGCAATCAACAGAAGGTCGTAATTGCGCGCTGGATAAACCATCACTGCGACATTCTGGTGTTTGACGAACCTACCCGTGGGATTGATGTGGGTGCCAAGGCCGAGATCTACGCACTGATGCGCAAGCTCACCGAGAAAGGTTTCGCAATCATCATGATTTCTTCGGAACTGCCTGAAATCATTGGTATGTGTGACCGCGTCGCAGTGTTTCACAAAGGGGCAATTGTCAGCGTATTGGAATCGTCCGACGTTAATCCGCAGGAGGTCATGCGTCATGCAACGGGGAACACTCAACGTGAATACGTCCATTAA
- a CDS encoding alcohol dehydrogenase catalytic domain-containing protein: MNEKTEHAMQAVVCHGPKDYRLEQIAKPQARINELVIRIAACGICASDCKCHSGAAMFWGGENPWVKAPVVPGHEFFGYVVEAGEGAEELFGVQVGDKVIAEQIVPCDKCRFCKSGKYWMCEVHNIFGFQREVAEGGMAQYMRIPKTAIVHKIPESVSLEDSALIEPMSCAIHTVNRGDIQLDDVLVIAGAGTLGLCMVQIAALKTPKKLVVIDMVDERLELALKLGADVVINPSRDNARAVINSLTDNYGCDVYIETTGVPAGVTQGLELIRKLGRFVEFSVFGAETSADWSIIGDRKELDVRGAHLGPYCYPIAIDLFERGLITSKGIVTHDFGLDDYAEAFALADSVKSIKVLLKPVI; the protein is encoded by the coding sequence ATGAACGAAAAAACTGAACATGCCATGCAAGCTGTCGTCTGCCACGGTCCCAAGGACTATCGTCTGGAGCAAATTGCCAAGCCCCAAGCGCGGATTAACGAATTGGTGATTCGCATCGCCGCCTGCGGGATTTGCGCCAGCGACTGCAAATGCCATTCAGGTGCGGCGATGTTTTGGGGCGGTGAAAATCCGTGGGTCAAGGCACCTGTGGTGCCGGGCCATGAGTTTTTTGGCTACGTAGTAGAAGCGGGCGAAGGTGCTGAAGAACTCTTCGGCGTGCAGGTGGGCGACAAGGTGATCGCTGAACAGATAGTGCCATGCGATAAGTGCCGCTTTTGCAAGTCCGGTAAGTATTGGATGTGCGAAGTGCACAACATCTTCGGCTTCCAGCGTGAGGTGGCTGAGGGCGGCATGGCGCAGTATATGCGCATTCCAAAGACTGCCATCGTGCACAAGATTCCTGAATCGGTGAGCTTGGAAGACTCTGCTCTGATCGAGCCAATGTCGTGCGCGATTCACACGGTTAACCGGGGTGACATTCAACTCGACGACGTGCTGGTCATCGCTGGGGCAGGCACCCTTGGCTTGTGCATGGTGCAGATCGCCGCGCTGAAAACCCCGAAAAAGCTGGTGGTCATCGACATGGTCGACGAGCGCTTGGAACTGGCACTGAAACTCGGTGCCGATGTCGTAATCAACCCGTCCCGGGACAACGCCCGGGCGGTTATCAACAGCCTCACCGACAACTACGGTTGTGACGTGTACATCGAAACCACCGGTGTACCTGCGGGCGTCACCCAAGGCCTGGAGCTGATCCGCAAACTCGGGCGCTTCGTTGAGTTCAGCGTGTTTGGTGCTGAGACCAGCGCTGACTGGTCGATCATCGGCGACCGCAAGGAACTCGACGTCCGTGGCGCGCATTTGGGTCCGTATTGCTACCCGATTGCCATCGACTTGTTCGAGCGCGGTTTGATCACTTCCAAAGGCATCGTTACCCACGACTTCGGCCTAGATGACTACGCCGAAGCCTTCGCCCTGGCCGACTCTGTGAAGTCGATCAAAGTGCTGTTAAAGCCTGTAATCTAG
- a CDS encoding ABC transporter permease, with the protein MQRGTLNVNTSINTLGGAGLRLNLTRAMRSPAFLPFVGLVIVTLVMVFASDKFLTAANLANIGRQVSINAIIAVGMTCVILTGGIDLSVGPVMALSGTLTAGLMAAGVPPTLAIGAGIILGIAFGVGNGLFVAYLQMPPIIVTLATMGIARGLGLMYTDGYPISGLPDWFGFFGRESLFGVQVPILIMLLTYLLAYVLLQHTRIGRYIYAIGGNEEAVRLSGVRAARFKLLVYGISGLTAAVAGLVLTSRLMSGQPNAGVSFELDAIAAVVLGGASIAGGRGVILGTLVGALLLGVLNNGLNMLGVSPYVQSVIKGAIILLAIYISRQRHK; encoded by the coding sequence ATGCAACGGGGAACACTCAACGTGAATACGTCCATTAATACCCTAGGTGGCGCGGGGCTGCGTCTTAATCTAACCAGGGCCATGCGTTCACCGGCATTTTTGCCGTTTGTAGGCCTGGTGATCGTGACCCTTGTGATGGTCTTCGCCAGCGACAAATTTCTCACCGCGGCAAACTTGGCGAATATTGGTCGTCAGGTATCGATCAACGCGATCATTGCCGTGGGCATGACCTGTGTGATTTTGACTGGCGGTATCGACTTGTCGGTGGGTCCGGTCATGGCTTTGTCCGGTACTTTGACGGCTGGCCTGATGGCCGCTGGCGTGCCACCGACTTTAGCCATCGGTGCGGGAATAATCCTTGGCATCGCGTTCGGAGTAGGCAACGGCTTATTCGTCGCTTACCTGCAAATGCCACCGATCATTGTGACCTTGGCAACCATGGGCATCGCACGCGGATTGGGCTTGATGTACACCGATGGTTACCCGATTTCCGGCCTGCCAGACTGGTTTGGCTTCTTCGGTCGAGAGAGTCTGTTTGGCGTCCAGGTACCGATTTTAATCATGTTGCTAACTTATCTGTTGGCCTACGTGCTGCTGCAACACACCCGGATTGGCCGCTACATCTATGCGATTGGCGGCAACGAAGAAGCGGTGCGTTTGTCCGGTGTGCGGGCGGCGCGCTTCAAGTTGTTGGTGTACGGCATCAGTGGCCTGACCGCCGCAGTGGCGGGGTTGGTATTGACCTCGCGTCTAATGAGCGGCCAGCCCAACGCCGGGGTGTCGTTTGAACTCGATGCGATTGCCGCCGTGGTTCTTGGCGGCGCCTCCATCGCCGGTGGGCGCGGGGTGATTCTCGGCACTTTGGTGGGTGCGCTATTGCTGGGCGTCCTCAATAACGGCCTGAACATGTTAGGCGTTTCACCCTACGTCCAGAGTGTGATCAAGGGCGCAATTATCTTGTTGGCAATCTATATCAGCCGCCAACGGCATAAATAA
- a CDS encoding SDR family oxidoreductase, whose protein sequence is MDRLHFDFSDRRILVTGASSGIGWEVVQQLLVAGAEVFAIGREPGALEQLQAQGCHVVRLDIADSAALEVALARYPAMHGLVNCAGIASLEAADSVCADSFDHVMAVNARAAAIVAGRVAKSMISAGIAGSIVNVSSQAALVALDDHLSYCASKAALDAMTRVQCAEWGRFGIRVNSVNPTVTLTAMGQQVWSAPEKRDPALAAIPLGRFAETAEVARPILFLLSDAASMISGVSLAIDGGYTSR, encoded by the coding sequence ATGGATCGATTGCATTTCGACTTTAGTGATCGACGCATTTTAGTGACAGGTGCTAGCAGTGGCATTGGTTGGGAAGTGGTCCAGCAGCTTCTCGTAGCGGGTGCCGAAGTATTCGCGATTGGTCGCGAACCTGGGGCGCTGGAGCAGTTGCAAGCGCAGGGCTGCCATGTCGTGAGGTTGGACATCGCCGACAGCGCGGCCCTGGAAGTGGCGCTGGCCAGGTATCCGGCGATGCACGGGTTGGTCAATTGCGCCGGCATCGCCAGCCTTGAAGCGGCTGATTCAGTTTGCGCAGATTCGTTTGATCACGTGATGGCGGTCAATGCTCGCGCTGCCGCTATCGTTGCCGGCCGGGTGGCTAAAAGCATGATTTCGGCAGGGATTGCTGGCAGCATCGTCAACGTGTCAAGCCAGGCGGCACTGGTGGCCCTGGATGACCATCTGAGTTATTGCGCGTCAAAAGCGGCACTGGATGCCATGACTCGCGTGCAATGTGCGGAGTGGGGCAGGTTTGGAATTCGGGTCAACAGTGTCAACCCGACAGTAACCCTGACGGCTATGGGACAGCAGGTCTGGAGTGCCCCGGAAAAACGCGATCCAGCCTTGGCGGCAATTCCCCTTGGACGCTTCGCTGAAACTGCGGAAGTTGCGCGACCGATTTTGTTTTTGCTCAGCGACGCCGCGTCGATGATCAGCGGGGTCAGCCTTGCCATTGACGGCGGCTACACCAGCCGCTGA
- a CDS encoding succinylglutamate desuccinylase/aspartoacylase family protein, producing MQRIDHSLPWSNLGTQRNLTVFRYGSGVRKVYIQASLHADELPGMRTAWELKKRLGELESLGQLKGIIELVPVANPMGLDQQLQGSHLGRFELASGKNFNRGFHELGKQVGAMIGDQLGSDAKANVELIRQAMRDELDSLPAAATQLEAMHRLLLRHACDADITLDLHCDFDAAIHIYALPQQWPQWQSLAARLKARVALLAEDSGGSSFDESCSLPWLRLTQAFPDAEIPLACLATTLELGSMGDTRVDQAQANAEAILGFLAEHGFIDGQWPEAPGECCEGMPFEGTEYLFPPHAGVVSFLREAGDWVERGDAVFEVVDPLNDCATTVCAGTSGVLFAIDRGRYTQPGLWLAKVAGREPIRTGKLIND from the coding sequence ATGCAACGTATTGATCACTCGTTACCTTGGAGCAATCTAGGTACCCAACGAAACCTGACCGTATTCCGTTACGGTAGTGGAGTGCGCAAGGTTTACATTCAAGCGAGTTTGCATGCTGATGAGTTACCCGGCATGCGTACCGCTTGGGAGCTCAAGAAACGCTTAGGCGAATTGGAAAGCCTAGGACAGCTCAAGGGCATCATCGAACTGGTGCCAGTGGCCAACCCGATGGGTCTCGACCAGCAACTGCAGGGCAGCCATTTGGGCCGATTCGAACTGGCCAGCGGCAAAAATTTCAATCGAGGTTTCCACGAACTTGGTAAGCAGGTCGGCGCGATGATCGGTGATCAGCTTGGAAGCGACGCCAAGGCTAACGTCGAGTTGATCCGCCAAGCCATGCGCGACGAGCTTGATAGTTTACCGGCCGCTGCGACGCAGCTTGAGGCTATGCACCGGTTATTGCTAAGACATGCCTGTGATGCCGATATCACGCTCGATCTGCACTGCGATTTTGATGCCGCGATCCATATCTACGCACTGCCTCAACAATGGCCGCAATGGCAATCCCTTGCCGCACGACTTAAGGCGCGAGTGGCGCTATTGGCGGAAGATTCTGGAGGCAGCTCATTTGACGAGTCCTGCTCACTTCCATGGTTGCGCCTCACCCAGGCCTTCCCTGACGCCGAGATTCCCTTAGCGTGTCTGGCGACTACTTTGGAACTGGGGAGCATGGGCGATACTCGTGTGGATCAGGCTCAAGCCAATGCAGAAGCGATACTAGGATTTCTCGCGGAACATGGATTCATTGATGGTCAGTGGCCAGAAGCCCCCGGCGAATGCTGCGAAGGCATGCCGTTCGAAGGCACCGAATACCTGTTCCCGCCACACGCGGGCGTTGTCAGTTTTCTGCGCGAAGCTGGTGACTGGGTAGAACGTGGCGATGCCGTGTTCGAAGTGGTCGATCCTCTCAATGATTGCGCCACAACGGTCTGTGCCGGTACCAGCGGCGTTCTGTTTGCAATCGATCGCGGTCGCTATACGCAGCCAGGTTTATGGCTGGCGAAAGTGGCGGGGCGTGAGCCCATTCGCACAGGTAAATTGATCAACGATTGA
- a CDS encoding substrate-binding domain-containing protein translates to MVKLPKALCLLALSISCGIATGAFADSKTGPLKVGVSFQEINNPYFVTMKDALTDATKTIGAQLIVTDAGHDVSKQVSDIEDMLQQGIDILLINPTDSVGVQSAVEAAHKAGVVVVAVDAQAKGPLDSFVGSKNVDAGYQACEYLAQHIGDAGDVGILDGIAVVPILDRVKGCKDALSKHPKIKIVSIQNGKQERDQALTVTENMLQAQPGLKGLFSVNDTGSLGALSAIEASGLDVKLVSVDGAPEAIKAILKPGSKFIATSAQYPRDQVRLALGIALAKKWGAQVPATIPVDIALIDQSKAKDFSW, encoded by the coding sequence ATGGTAAAGCTCCCTAAAGCTCTGTGTTTACTGGCGTTAAGCATCAGCTGTGGCATCGCCACGGGTGCTTTTGCCGACAGCAAGACTGGCCCCCTGAAAGTCGGCGTGTCCTTCCAGGAAATTAACAATCCCTACTTCGTCACCATGAAGGACGCGTTGACCGACGCGACCAAAACCATTGGTGCGCAGCTGATCGTCACCGACGCCGGTCATGATGTCTCCAAACAGGTCAGCGATATCGAAGACATGCTGCAACAGGGCATCGATATTCTGCTGATCAACCCGACTGACTCTGTAGGTGTGCAATCGGCTGTAGAAGCCGCCCACAAAGCCGGGGTTGTAGTCGTTGCAGTAGATGCTCAGGCGAAGGGCCCGCTGGATTCATTCGTCGGTTCAAAAAACGTTGATGCCGGCTACCAGGCCTGTGAATACCTGGCCCAGCACATCGGCGATGCCGGTGATGTCGGTATTCTTGATGGCATTGCGGTCGTGCCGATTCTTGATCGCGTTAAGGGGTGTAAGGACGCACTGTCCAAACACCCGAAAATCAAAATTGTCAGCATCCAAAACGGCAAGCAAGAGCGTGATCAGGCGCTGACCGTAACTGAAAACATGCTCCAGGCGCAGCCTGGCCTGAAAGGCTTGTTCAGCGTCAATGATACCGGCTCATTGGGCGCGCTTTCAGCCATTGAGGCGAGCGGGCTCGACGTCAAACTGGTGAGCGTTGACGGCGCGCCGGAAGCGATCAAGGCCATCCTCAAACCGGGCAGCAAGTTCATTGCGACCTCAGCACAATATCCTCGTGACCAAGTGCGTCTGGCGTTAGGTATCGCCTTGGCCAAAAAGTGGGGCGCGCAGGTGCCAGCCACTATCCCGGTGGACATCGCGCTGATTGACCAGAGCAAAGCAAAGGACTTCAGCTGGTAA
- a CDS encoding FGGY-family carbohydrate kinase: MNYVIGVDIGTQSSKALLVDSTGKIIAQHSQGYRVDTPNLRWAEQWPQVWLNAVESCIARCVEMAGVPKEQIKALCISSLYGGSGIAVDADIEPLHPCLIWMDRRAQEQVEWVRQHVDLERLYEVTGNSVDSYYGFTKILWLKQHQPEVWANARYLLPPNSYINYCLTGEIAVDHSSAGNIGGVYDVAERRWSEEMLAALGIPSEMMPERLLYSGEAVGGLLDGWAERLRLQPGTPVLAGGVDAAMATFAAGVTQPGNHVAMIGTSMCWGYLNQRVDARHGLVSMPHVYNGQKDLYIFGGAITAGASISWFREQFCQVEEQQARDTGEDSHLVLERLAQKIPAGSEGLLFLPYLMGERSPIWDAKASGSFVGLTLYHSRFHLYRAVLEGVSFALRHNIEAGARGAHSLDPRLIVVGGASHSNLWMQIIADITHYPVYTIVQDVEAAMGAALLAAHSVGLVDERQVDEGWIELRLRAEPGAENVAHYDVAFAEYLNLYPALKPIMHRLQQA; encoded by the coding sequence ATGAACTATGTGATCGGCGTGGACATCGGCACGCAAAGCTCCAAGGCGCTGCTGGTCGACAGCACGGGCAAGATCATTGCCCAACACAGCCAAGGCTACCGGGTCGACACGCCAAATTTACGCTGGGCCGAACAGTGGCCGCAGGTCTGGCTCAATGCGGTGGAATCCTGCATTGCGCGGTGCGTGGAAATGGCCGGGGTGCCTAAAGAGCAAATCAAAGCGCTGTGTATCAGTAGCCTGTACGGCGGGTCCGGGATTGCGGTAGACGCCGATATTGAACCTTTGCACCCATGCCTGATCTGGATGGACCGTCGTGCGCAAGAGCAGGTCGAGTGGGTTCGGCAACACGTCGATCTTGAGCGGCTGTATGAAGTGACCGGTAATTCGGTGGACAGTTATTACGGTTTCACAAAGATTCTCTGGCTCAAGCAACATCAGCCAGAGGTGTGGGCGAATGCCCGCTATCTGCTGCCGCCTAACAGTTACATCAACTACTGCCTGACCGGCGAGATCGCGGTGGACCACAGTTCGGCGGGCAACATTGGCGGCGTTTATGACGTTGCTGAGCGTCGATGGTCCGAGGAGATGCTCGCGGCGCTGGGCATCCCATCGGAAATGATGCCCGAGCGGTTGCTGTATTCCGGCGAGGCGGTGGGTGGATTGCTCGACGGTTGGGCTGAGCGTTTGAGGTTACAGCCAGGGACCCCGGTGTTGGCCGGTGGCGTCGACGCGGCCATGGCGACCTTTGCCGCTGGAGTCACGCAGCCGGGCAACCATGTGGCGATGATTGGCACCAGCATGTGCTGGGGCTATTTGAATCAGCGGGTGGATGCGCGCCATGGCTTGGTCAGCATGCCCCATGTTTATAACGGTCAAAAGGACTTGTATATCTTCGGCGGCGCGATTACCGCCGGGGCATCGATCAGTTGGTTTCGTGAACAGTTTTGTCAGGTCGAAGAGCAACAGGCCAGGGACACCGGGGAAGACAGCCACCTAGTACTCGAACGCTTGGCGCAGAAGATTCCAGCGGGCAGCGAGGGCTTGCTGTTCTTGCCGTATTTAATGGGCGAGCGCAGTCCGATTTGGGACGCTAAGGCCAGCGGCAGTTTCGTCGGATTGACCCTGTATCACAGCCGCTTTCACCTGTATCGAGCGGTGCTGGAGGGGGTCAGCTTCGCGTTGCGGCACAACATCGAAGCCGGCGCACGCGGTGCACATTCCCTGGACCCTCGATTGATAGTGGTGGGCGGCGCCAGTCACTCAAATCTGTGGATGCAGATTATTGCCGACATCACCCATTACCCGGTTTACACCATCGTTCAGGATGTCGAAGCGGCGATGGGCGCAGCCTTGTTGGCGGCGCACAGCGTCGGTCTGGTGGACGAACGACAGGTCGATGAAGGGTGGATCGAGCTACGTCTTCGTGCCGAACCGGGGGCCGAAAATGTCGCCCACTATGATGTTGCATTTGCCGAGTACCTGAACCTATACCCGGCTCTTAAACCGATCATGCACCGTTTGCAACAGGCTTAA